One region of Rhodophyticola sp. CCM32 genomic DNA includes:
- a CDS encoding tetratricopeptide repeat protein — protein sequence MMRGLIIFTTFLGLAACGDPGTGPLGQDRQGVPAPPGTHVLRNSVDGLVVGDRLMEAGEYELALRAYLRAAAEDGTTAQHLSALGSANLQLGRLGQAEAYLRQAVEEDPGFTPAWNNLGVVLMEQGEYGEARQVFQHAFALDSGQTDSIRENLRLAIARMENSGYIPDNNENRYDLERRGGGRWILSETP from the coding sequence ATGATGCGGGGGCTCATCATTTTCACGACATTTCTGGGGCTGGCGGCTTGTGGCGACCCCGGCACCGGCCCTTTGGGTCAGGACCGGCAGGGCGTCCCCGCCCCGCCCGGCACCCATGTTCTGCGCAATTCGGTTGACGGGCTGGTTGTCGGCGACCGGCTGATGGAAGCGGGCGAATATGAACTGGCGCTCAGGGCCTATCTGCGCGCCGCCGCCGAAGACGGCACGACGGCGCAACATCTCTCGGCCCTTGGCTCGGCCAATCTGCAACTGGGGCGTCTTGGCCAGGCCGAAGCCTATCTGCGCCAGGCGGTTGAGGAAGACCCCGGTTTCACACCGGCCTGGAACAATCTGGGCGTGGTGCTGATGGAACAGGGCGAATATGGCGAGGCGCGGCAGGTGTTTCAGCATGCTTTCGCGCTGGATAGTGGCCAAACAGACTCCATTCGCGAAAACTTAAGACTTGCTATCGCAAGAATGGAAAATTCAGGCTATATTCCTGACAATAATGAAAACCGCTATGACCTGGAACGTCGGGGCGGAGGACGCTGGATCCTCTCCGAAACACCATGA
- a CDS encoding tetratricopeptide repeat protein, which yields MRLTTRITLVIGLSVGLAACGQTDRADVDRAMDSMNVIDETNLNDIMLTVADPNEAVVYFQSALRDDPDRLDLKRGLGHSLIRAGRATEAVIVWREVANHPDATAQDHVDFADALIRNSDWEEAETQLDMVPPTFETYERYRLEAMIADSNHEWENADSFYETAVGLTTRPGGVLNNWGFSKLTRGDTEAAERLFTEAITYDPNLFTAKNNLVLARAARGNYNLPLVQMTQIERAQLLHTAALAAIRQGEVDVGRGLLADAIDTHPQHFDAAVRALRALDTEVRA from the coding sequence ATGCGCCTGACCACCCGGATCACTCTGGTTATCGGCTTGTCCGTCGGACTTGCCGCCTGTGGACAAACCGACCGCGCGGATGTGGACCGCGCAATGGACTCGATGAATGTCATCGACGAAACCAATCTCAACGACATCATGCTGACGGTCGCCGACCCCAATGAAGCGGTGGTGTATTTCCAAAGCGCCCTGCGCGACGATCCTGACCGGCTTGATCTGAAACGGGGGCTGGGCCACAGCCTGATTCGCGCCGGGCGCGCCACCGAAGCGGTGATCGTCTGGCGCGAGGTCGCCAATCATCCCGACGCCACAGCGCAGGACCATGTCGATTTCGCCGATGCCCTGATCCGCAATTCTGACTGGGAGGAGGCTGAAACCCAGCTTGATATGGTCCCCCCGACCTTCGAGACCTATGAACGGTACCGTCTTGAGGCGATGATCGCCGACAGCAATCACGAATGGGAAAATGCCGACAGTTTCTACGAAACAGCCGTCGGCCTGACCACCCGGCCCGGCGGTGTGCTGAACAACTGGGGCTTCTCGAAACTGACCCGGGGCGATACCGAGGCCGCCGAGCGCCTGTTCACCGAGGCCATCACCTATGATCCGAACCTGTTCACCGCAAAGAACAACCTGGTTCTGGCCCGCGCGGCACGGGGCAATTACAATCTGCCACTGGTGCAGATGACCCAGATCGAACGGGCACAACTGCTGCACACCGCCGCGCTGGCCGCGATCCGTCAGGGAGAGGTTGATGTGGGCCGCGGTCTTCTGGCCGATGCCATCGACACCCATCCACAGCATTTCGATGCCGCAGTGCGGGCGTTGCGCGCGCTTGATACAGAGGTACGCGCCTGA
- a CDS encoding prepilin peptidase, which produces MSLTVAEAAWFLPFVLPICIWVGWSDLREMRIPNIAVLALAGGFLAVGLIVLPMEAYLWRLAQLGGVLVIGFVITSIGMVGAGDAKFAAAMAPFIAPGDGLFFLMLFSLVLIGSWLTHRGAARVPAVRRATPDWVSWDRGKLFPMGVALAGALSIYLILGLGLWA; this is translated from the coding sequence ATGTCCCTGACCGTTGCCGAGGCCGCCTGGTTTCTTCCCTTCGTTCTGCCGATCTGCATTTGGGTCGGCTGGTCGGACCTGCGCGAGATGCGCATTCCCAATATCGCGGTTCTGGCACTGGCGGGCGGGTTTCTGGCCGTTGGCCTGATTGTTCTGCCGATGGAGGCCTATCTGTGGCGTCTGGCACAGCTTGGCGGCGTTCTGGTCATCGGCTTTGTCATCACCTCGATCGGCATGGTCGGGGCGGGGGACGCGAAATTCGCCGCCGCCATGGCGCCTTTCATCGCGCCGGGCGACGGGCTTTTCTTCCTGATGCTGTTTTCACTGGTGCTGATCGGCTCCTGGCTGACCCATCGCGGGGCGGCCCGTGTGCCTGCGGTGCGCCGGGCAACCCCCGATTGGGTGTCCTGGGACCGGGGCAAGCTGTTCCCGATGGGGGTGGCTCTTGCCGGTGCGCTGTCCATCTATCTGATCCTGGGCCTGGGTCTCTGGGCCTGA
- a CDS encoding ATPase produces the protein MNVQTSPTEGFAPVALRKLGDTGLPMVMMRDILLKTIFRKNVETATEISEAICLPLTLTTALIDMARDMGLLQATGTMHATSGSEMGFQLTDNGKARALDALSQSEYYGAMPVPLDDYKAQTKRQSIRNIHLTRDMLEASMGHLILPKGMIDQLGPAVGSGRSVLLYGPPGNGKSSIAEGIRAAMGDTIYIPRALSYAGQVITLFDPIVHTPITEPDTASGGLRKSSARFDTRYLLCKRPTVMTGGELMLSMLDLNYNAVSRTYQASLQLKASGGVFIVDDLGRQEEPPQALINRWIVPMEVNYDILALQSGEKFEVPFDTLVIFSTNFHPNELFDQAALRRIFFKVKIDGPTQEEFLKVFAMVARKKKMPLNEESLVHMLKVRYPQINNVYANYHANFLIDQLIAICEFEGIPYQMRPDLIDRAWENMYVKEEAITH, from the coding sequence ATGAACGTTCAGACCTCCCCCACCGAAGGCTTTGCACCGGTCGCCCTGCGCAAACTGGGCGATACCGGCCTGCCCATGGTGATGATGCGGGATATCCTGCTGAAAACCATATTCCGCAAGAATGTGGAAACCGCGACCGAGATTTCCGAGGCGATCTGCCTGCCGCTGACCCTGACCACGGCGCTGATCGACATGGCCCGCGATATGGGCCTGCTTCAGGCGACCGGCACGATGCACGCCACATCCGGCTCGGAAATGGGCTTTCAACTGACCGATAACGGCAAGGCCCGCGCCCTTGATGCGCTTAGCCAGTCGGAATATTACGGCGCGATGCCGGTGCCGCTGGACGATTACAAGGCACAGACCAAACGCCAGTCGATCCGCAACATCCACCTGACCCGAGATATGCTTGAGGCCTCGATGGGCCATTTGATTCTGCCCAAAGGCATGATTGATCAGCTTGGGCCCGCCGTGGGATCGGGCCGGTCCGTTCTGCTCTATGGCCCGCCCGGCAACGGCAAATCCTCGATTGCCGAGGGCATTCGCGCCGCCATGGGCGACACGATCTATATTCCCCGCGCGCTCAGCTATGCCGGTCAGGTGATCACGCTTTTCGATCCGATTGTGCATACCCCCATCACCGAACCGGACACCGCCAGCGGCGGTTTGCGCAAATCCTCGGCCCGGTTCGACACCCGCTATCTGCTTTGCAAACGCCCCACGGTGATGACCGGCGGTGAATTGATGCTCAGCATGCTGGACCTGAACTATAACGCGGTCAGCCGCACCTATCAGGCCAGCCTGCAACTGAAAGCCTCGGGCGGGGTTTTCATCGTCGATGACCTTGGCCGCCAGGAGGAACCGCCCCAGGCGCTGATCAACCGCTGGATTGTGCCGATGGAGGTGAATTACGACATCCTCGCCCTGCAATCAGGCGAGAAATTCGAGGTGCCGTTCGACACGCTGGTGATCTTCTCGACCAATTTCCACCCCAATGAACTGTTCGATCAGGCCGCCCTGCGCCGGATTTTCTTCAAGGTGAAGATCGACGGACCGACGCAGGAGGAATTCCTCAAGGTCTTTGCCATGGTCGCGCGCAAGAAGAAGATGCCGCTGAACGAGGAGAGCCTCGTCCATATGCTGAAAGTGCGCTACCCGCAGATCAACAATGTCTATGCCAATTACCACGCGAATTTTCTGATCGACCAGTTGATCGCGATCTGCGAATTCGAGGGGATTCCCTATCAGATGCGCCCCGATCTGATCGACCGCGCCTGGGAAAACATGTATGTCAAAGAGGAAGCGATTACCCACTGA
- a CDS encoding ligase-associated DNA damage response DEXH box helicase, translated as MTMLPPDITDWFRTRGWSLHSHQQQMLDLSSAPCQLLIAPTGGGKTMAGFLPTLAELADGTHQGLHTLYISPLKALAADIKRNLRAPVEDIGLPIRIEDRTGDTTQTQRKRQRADPPHILLTTPESLALLTSYEDAGHMFAGLQRVIVDEIHALAESKRGDQLMLALSRLSTLAPGLRRVGLSATVEDPPAIARILARHPDPCRILEADPGPDPDISMLETDARPPWSGGGGRYAIPAVLDQVKRHKTTLIFHNTRAQAEIFFHHLWLANDDQLPIGIHHGALSREQREKVEAAMVAGDLRAIVCTGSLDLGIDWGDVDLVIQVGAPKNVKRLVQRIGRANHRYNAPSKALMVPANRFEVIECIAALEAARDHDLDGEPKGDGPLDVLCQHILIRAAAGPFLADDLYEEVTSAGAYASLPRESFDRCLDFCATGGYALKAYDRWQKLVQRPDGAWQLRDPRASRQIRMNIGTILASDKLKVRLKHARGGMPLGEVEENFAASLVKGDTFLIGGQIVRYEGLREMTIEVTRSPSDRPKVATFMGSKFATSTQLSDRILAMFRQDDWPALPRHTRDWLALQRRVSRLPERDRLLVESFPHDGRDHVCVYGFAGKNAQQTLGLLLTQRMEEEGLHPLGFVSTDYATLIWGLDPLQDAAPLFSRETLTRTMEIWLSGNAVMKRTFKGAAIIAGLIDRNMPAGKRKTGRQATFSTDILYDTLRKYDPGHVMLEITRVEAMRGMVDFGRIDAMLTRIGDRIDHVKLPRLTPLAAPLFLEVGKVPVKGRAEHRLIEEEAARLLTTAGLPL; from the coding sequence ATGACAATGCTGCCCCCGGACATCACAGATTGGTTCCGCACCCGAGGGTGGAGCCTCCATTCGCATCAGCAACAGATGCTGGACCTGTCATCCGCGCCCTGCCAGTTGCTGATCGCGCCCACCGGCGGCGGCAAGACCATGGCCGGGTTCCTGCCCACGCTGGCGGAACTTGCCGATGGCACGCATCAGGGCCTGCACACGCTTTACATCTCTCCCCTGAAGGCGCTGGCGGCGGATATCAAACGCAACCTGCGCGCCCCGGTGGAAGATATCGGCCTGCCCATCCGTATCGAGGATCGCACCGGCGACACCACCCAGACCCAACGCAAACGGCAACGCGCCGATCCGCCCCATATCCTGCTGACCACGCCGGAAAGTCTTGCGCTGCTTACGTCATATGAAGATGCGGGCCATATGTTTGCCGGGCTGCAACGGGTCATTGTCGATGAGATTCACGCGCTGGCGGAAAGCAAACGCGGCGATCAGCTGATGCTGGCGCTGTCGCGTCTGTCCACCCTGGCACCGGGTCTGCGCCGTGTGGGGCTCAGCGCCACGGTGGAAGACCCGCCCGCCATCGCCCGCATTCTGGCCCGCCATCCCGATCCCTGCCGGATACTGGAGGCAGATCCCGGCCCCGACCCGGATATCTCGATGCTGGAAACCGACGCCCGCCCGCCCTGGTCCGGCGGCGGCGGGCGCTATGCGATTCCGGCCGTGCTGGACCAGGTCAAACGCCACAAGACCACCCTGATTTTCCACAACACCCGCGCCCAGGCCGAGATCTTCTTTCATCATCTCTGGCTGGCCAATGACGACCAACTGCCGATCGGCATCCACCATGGCGCCCTGTCACGTGAACAACGCGAAAAGGTCGAGGCCGCAATGGTCGCCGGGGATCTGCGCGCCATCGTCTGCACCGGGTCCCTTGATCTGGGCATCGACTGGGGCGATGTGGATCTGGTCATTCAGGTCGGCGCCCCGAAAAACGTCAAACGGCTGGTCCAGCGGATCGGGCGCGCCAATCACCGCTACAATGCGCCCTCGAAGGCGCTGATGGTCCCTGCCAACCGGTTCGAGGTTATCGAATGCATCGCAGCGCTGGAGGCCGCCCGCGACCATGATCTGGATGGAGAGCCGAAAGGCGACGGCCCGCTTGATGTGCTGTGCCAGCATATCCTGATCCGCGCCGCAGCCGGGCCATTCCTGGCCGATGATCTCTATGAAGAGGTCACCTCGGCCGGGGCCTATGCCAGCCTGCCCCGCGAGAGTTTCGACCGCTGTCTCGATTTCTGTGCCACGGGGGGGTATGCGCTCAAAGCCTATGATCGCTGGCAGAAACTGGTGCAGCGCCCGGATGGCGCCTGGCAGTTGCGCGACCCCCGCGCCAGCCGCCAGATCCGCATGAATATCGGCACCATTCTGGCCTCTGACAAACTGAAGGTCCGCCTGAAACACGCAAGGGGCGGCATGCCCCTGGGCGAGGTGGAGGAGAATTTCGCGGCGAGCCTTGTCAAAGGCGATACGTTTCTGATCGGCGGTCAGATCGTGCGCTATGAGGGCCTGCGCGAGATGACCATCGAGGTCACACGCAGCCCGTCGGACAGGCCCAAGGTCGCCACCTTCATGGGCAGCAAATTTGCCACCTCCACCCAGTTGTCTGATCGTATTCTGGCAATGTTCCGGCAGGATGACTGGCCCGCCCTGCCCCGGCACACCCGTGACTGGCTGGCCCTGCAGCGGCGCGTCTCCCGCCTGCCGGAACGTGATCGGTTGCTGGTCGAAAGCTTCCCTCATGACGGGCGCGACCATGTCTGCGTCTACGGGTTTGCGGGCAAGAATGCGCAACAGACCCTGGGCCTGCTTCTGACCCAGAGGATGGAGGAAGAAGGGCTGCACCCGCTTGGTTTCGTCTCCACCGATTACGCCACGCTGATCTGGGGGCTGGACCCGTTGCAGGATGCAGCCCCGTTGTTTTCCCGTGAGACCCTGACCCGGACGATGGAAATCTGGCTGTCGGGCAATGCGGTGATGAAACGCACCTTCAAGGGCGCGGCCATCATCGCCGGGCTGATCGATCGCAACATGCCCGCCGGCAAACGCAAGACCGGCCGGCAGGCAACGTTTTCCACCGATATCCTCTATGACACGCTGCGCAAATATGACCCCGGCCATGTGATGCTGGAAATCACCCGGGTCGAGGCGATGCGCGGCATGGTCGATTTCGGGCGCATCGACGCGATGCTGACCCGGATCGGTGATCGCATCGACCATGTGAAACTGCCCCGGCTGACCCCGCTGGCCGCGCCCTTGTTTCTTGAGGTCGGCAAAGTGCCGGTGAAAGGACGCGCCGAACACCGCCTGATCGAAGAGGAAGCCGCCCGCCTGCTGACGACAGCGGGTTTGCCGCTATAG
- the pdeM gene encoding ligase-associated DNA damage response endonuclease PdeM, whose protein sequence is MNGHTFTFFGAALTALPSGALWWREERLLCVSDLHLGKSERMARRGGPILPPYEVQDTLMRLERDLAATTPECVICLGDSFDDLTAAQALQDEMITWLATLMAGRRWIWIEGNHDAGPVDLGGTHLASHRTGPLTFRHIAKPGASAEISGHYHPKAQLPTRARRITRPCFLLDQARLILPAYGTYTGGLRSSDPALSGLMAADAQAILLTDPPLCVPMPR, encoded by the coding sequence ATGAACGGCCACACCTTCACCTTCTTCGGCGCGGCCCTGACCGCCCTGCCATCTGGCGCGCTCTGGTGGCGGGAGGAAAGGCTGCTCTGCGTTTCCGATCTGCATCTGGGCAAATCGGAACGGATGGCGCGGCGCGGTGGCCCGATCCTGCCGCCTTATGAGGTGCAGGACACATTGATGCGTCTTGAACGGGATCTGGCCGCCACGACCCCCGAATGTGTCATTTGTCTGGGCGACAGCTTTGATGACCTGACCGCCGCACAGGCCCTGCAGGATGAGATGATCACCTGGCTGGCCACCCTCATGGCCGGGCGGCGCTGGATCTGGATTGAAGGCAATCATGATGCCGGGCCGGTTGATCTGGGCGGCACCCATCTGGCCAGCCACCGGACCGGTCCACTGACCTTCCGACATATTGCCAAGCCCGGTGCCAGCGCCGAAATCTCGGGCCATTATCATCCCAAGGCGCAGCTTCCCACCCGCGCCAGGCGGATCACCCGGCCCTGTTTCCTGCTGGATCAGGCGCGGCTGATCCTACCCGCCTATGGCACCTATACCGGGGGGTTGCGCAGCAGCGATCCGGCGCTGTCGGGACTGATGGCCGCAGATGCACAGGCCATTCTGCTGACCGATCCGCCGCTTTGCGTGCCAATGCCCCGTTAA
- a CDS encoding LytTR family DNA-binding domain-containing protein yields MQTNSSDLRVAFIHRFGSSSFSVWVAASVLATLLGPFGTYSAMSLLDRGIYWGGLIGVSILFAGGIKAMVQQVFPAKSFAVDLLSSGIMAVVLGMLIWAYNHFVYGVPSESLPSIFAHMIVVLMICLTLVLIRMYLEQESEDSAADNASDAAEEVAFLRRLPPELGRDLMHISADGHYLEVVTSQGEDRLLLRFSDAMDELDGYDGVRIHRSHWVALNAISGVEQKGRRTFIILSQGIRLPVSQGYQDALIDRGIPL; encoded by the coding sequence ATGCAGACCAATTCCTCTGATCTGCGTGTGGCTTTCATCCACCGGTTTGGATCATCATCGTTTTCAGTCTGGGTTGCGGCAAGTGTTCTGGCAACTCTGCTTGGACCGTTCGGAACCTATTCCGCCATGTCGCTTCTGGATCGCGGTATCTATTGGGGCGGGTTGATTGGCGTCTCGATTCTGTTTGCGGGCGGGATCAAGGCAATGGTTCAACAGGTCTTTCCGGCAAAATCCTTTGCGGTCGACCTGCTGAGCAGCGGGATCATGGCTGTCGTTCTGGGCATGTTGATCTGGGCGTATAATCATTTCGTCTATGGCGTTCCGAGCGAAAGCCTACCAAGCATATTTGCGCATATGATTGTGGTTTTGATGATTTGCCTGACACTGGTTCTGATCCGGATGTATCTGGAACAGGAAAGCGAAGACAGCGCAGCAGACAACGCATCCGATGCGGCAGAGGAGGTTGCGTTTCTGCGCCGCCTGCCGCCGGAACTGGGCCGCGATCTGATGCATATTTCCGCCGATGGCCATTATCTGGAAGTGGTCACCAGCCAGGGGGAAGACCGTCTTTTGCTGCGCTTCTCTGACGCGATGGACGAGCTTGACGGATATGACGGGGTGCGCATTCACAGGTCGCATTGGGTGGCGCTGAATGCAATTTCAGGGGTGGAGCAGAAGGGCCGGCGCACATTCATCATTCTGTCGCAGGGCATTCGCCTGCCCGTCAGCCAGGGCTATCAGGACGCGCTGATTGATCGCGGCATTCCGCTTTAA
- a CDS encoding PaaI family thioesterase, producing the protein MTGITDARIRDSFARQGLMDSFGARLEQVSSGRVLLSAPITAASSQQHGFAHAGLTFALGDSASGYAALTQMAEGAEVMTVEMKINLIAPGDGLRLWAHGEVVKPGRRLFVTRCTVEVERPDGSRRDVALLQGTMIPV; encoded by the coding sequence GTGACAGGTATAACTGATGCACGCATCAGGGATAGTTTTGCGCGGCAGGGGTTGATGGACAGCTTTGGCGCGCGTCTTGAACAGGTTTCTTCCGGGCGTGTCCTTCTCTCTGCTCCGATCACCGCCGCAAGCTCGCAACAGCACGGGTTTGCCCATGCGGGCCTGACCTTCGCGCTTGGCGACAGCGCGTCGGGCTATGCCGCGCTGACCCAGATGGCCGAGGGCGCCGAAGTGATGACAGTTGAGATGAAGATCAACCTGATTGCGCCGGGTGACGGTTTGCGGCTTTGGGCCCATGGTGAGGTTGTGAAACCCGGGCGTCGGCTGTTTGTCACCCGCTGCACGGTCGAGGTTGAACGCCCCGATGGCAGCCGCCGGGATGTGGCCCTGTTGCAGGGCACGATGATCCCGGTCTGA
- the folD gene encoding bifunctional methylenetetrahydrofolate dehydrogenase/methenyltetrahydrofolate cyclohydrolase FolD, which translates to MTATIIDGKAFAATVRARVATHVAALKSDHDLTPGLAVVLVGEDPASQVYVRNKGKQTAEAGMASFEHKLDVATSQKDILSLVDQLNADPEVHGILVQLPLPDHVDSAEVINRISPAKDVDGFHISNVGLLGTGQKSMVPCTPLGCLMMLRDHHGSLSGLNAVVVGRSNIVGKPMAQLLLGESCTVTIAHSRTKDLADVCRGADILVAAVGRPEMVPGDWVKPGATVIDVGVNRIPHPEKPGKTKLVGDVDFASASAVAGAITPVPGGVGPMTIACLLANTVTACCRANGLPEPEGLTA; encoded by the coding sequence ATGACGGCGACGATCATAGACGGGAAAGCCTTTGCCGCGACGGTACGGGCCAGGGTTGCGACCCATGTGGCGGCTTTGAAATCCGATCATGATCTGACGCCGGGGCTGGCGGTGGTTCTGGTGGGCGAGGACCCGGCCAGCCAGGTCTATGTGCGCAACAAGGGCAAGCAGACCGCCGAGGCCGGTATGGCCAGTTTCGAACATAAACTGGATGTGGCGACGTCCCAGAAAGATATCCTCAGCCTTGTGGATCAGCTGAACGCCGATCCGGAAGTTCACGGCATTCTCGTGCAGTTACCGCTGCCGGATCATGTGGACAGTGCAGAGGTTATCAACAGGATATCCCCGGCAAAGGATGTGGACGGCTTTCATATTTCCAATGTGGGCCTGTTGGGGACCGGACAGAAATCCATGGTGCCCTGCACGCCGCTGGGTTGTCTGATGATGCTGCGCGATCATCACGGGTCGCTTTCCGGTCTGAACGCGGTGGTTGTGGGCCGGTCCAACATTGTCGGCAAACCCATGGCGCAATTGCTGCTTGGGGAAAGCTGCACGGTCACCATCGCCCATTCGCGCACCAAAGATCTGGCGGATGTGTGTCGCGGGGCGGATATTCTGGTTGCTGCGGTCGGGCGCCCGGAAATGGTGCCGGGCGACTGGGTGAAACCGGGCGCAACCGTCATTGACGTGGGTGTCAACCGCATCCCGCATCCCGAAAAGCCGGGGAAAACAAAGCTGGTCGGGGATGTGGATTTCGCCAGCGCTTCGGCGGTTGCGGGCGCGATCACACCGGTGCCGGGGGGGGTGGGCCCGATGACCATTGCCTGCCTTCTGGCCAATACGGTCACTGCCTGTTGCCGCGCAAACGGCTTGCCTGAACCCGAAGGGCTGACCGCCTGA
- a CDS encoding formate--tetrahydrofolate ligase, with product MAFKTDIEIAREANKRPIQEIGSKLGIPAEDLLPYGHDKAKISQSFIDGVQARKDGRLILVTAINPTPAGEGKTTTTVGLGDGLNRIGKNAAICIREASLGPCFGMKGGAAGGGYAQVVPMEEMNLHFTGDFHAITSAHNLLSAMIDNHIYWGNALEIDERRVVWRRVLDMNDRALRDTVTSLGGVANGFPRQTGFDITVASEVMAILCLATGLEDLQKRLGDIIVAYTRARKPIYARDIKADGAMTVLLKDAMQPNLVQTLENNPAFVHGGPFANIAHGCNSVIATTTALKLADYVVTEAGFGADLGAEKFMNIKCRKAGIAPDAVVIVATVRAMKMNGGVAKADLAAENVAAVEAGCANLGRHIGNVTSFGVPVVVAINHFAGDSEAEIAAVQAYVATQGSEAVLCKHWADGSAGTEALAHKVVEIAESDAAGFAPIYPDEMPLFEKIETIATSIYHADGVVADSKIRAQLKTWEEAGYGNLPVCMAKTQYSFTTDPGARGAPTGFTIPVREVRLSAGAGFIVAICGEIMTMPGLPRVPSAEQIMLNAAGNIEGLF from the coding sequence ATGGCCTTCAAAACCGACATCGAGATTGCCCGCGAAGCCAACAAGCGCCCGATTCAGGAGATCGGGTCGAAGCTTGGCATCCCGGCCGAGGACCTGCTGCCCTATGGTCATGACAAGGCCAAGATCAGCCAGTCATTCATCGACGGGGTGCAGGCCCGCAAAGACGGCAGGTTGATCCTGGTGACCGCGATCAACCCGACCCCTGCGGGCGAGGGCAAGACCACCACCACTGTGGGGCTTGGCGACGGGTTGAACCGGATCGGCAAGAATGCCGCGATCTGTATCCGCGAAGCCTCGCTTGGGCCCTGTTTCGGCATGAAGGGCGGGGCAGCCGGGGGCGGCTATGCCCAGGTGGTGCCGATGGAGGAGATGAACCTGCATTTCACCGGCGATTTCCATGCGATCACCAGCGCCCATAACCTGCTGTCCGCGATGATCGACAACCACATCTATTGGGGCAATGCGCTTGAGATCGACGAGCGTCGCGTGGTCTGGCGCCGGGTGCTTGACATGAATGACCGGGCGCTGCGCGATACGGTCACCTCGCTTGGCGGCGTGGCCAACGGGTTCCCACGGCAGACCGGGTTTGACATCACGGTCGCCTCGGAGGTGATGGCGATCCTCTGTCTGGCCACGGGGCTGGAGGATTTGCAGAAACGTCTGGGCGATATCATCGTCGCCTATACCCGCGCGCGCAAACCGATCTATGCCCGTGATATCAAGGCCGATGGCGCGATGACGGTATTGCTGAAAGACGCGATGCAGCCCAATCTGGTGCAGACACTGGAAAACAACCCCGCCTTTGTCCATGGCGGGCCGTTTGCCAATATCGCCCATGGCTGCAATTCGGTGATTGCCACAACCACGGCGTTGAAACTGGCCGATTACGTGGTGACCGAGGCCGGGTTCGGCGCCGATCTGGGGGCCGAGAAATTCATGAATATCAAATGCCGGAAGGCTGGCATTGCACCGGATGCGGTTGTGATTGTTGCCACGGTTCGGGCGATGAAAATGAATGGCGGCGTTGCCAAAGCCGATCTGGCCGCCGAAAATGTGGCGGCGGTTGAGGCGGGTTGCGCCAATCTGGGCCGTCATATCGGCAATGTCACATCCTTCGGGGTGCCGGTGGTGGTTGCGATCAACCATTTTGCCGGAGACAGCGAGGCCGAGATCGCCGCCGTGCAGGCCTATGTCGCCACGCAGGGTTCCGAGGCTGTGCTGTGCAAGCATTGGGCCGATGGCTCTGCCGGGACCGAGGCGCTGGCCCATAAAGTGGTTGAAATCGCAGAAAGCGATGCCGCCGGTTTCGCGCCGATCTATCCCGATGAGATGCCGCTGTTTGAAAAGATCGAAACCATTGCCACGTCAATCTACCATGCCGATGGTGTGGTGGCCGACAGCAAGATCCGGGCGCAGTTGAAAACCTGGGAAGAGGCAGGATATGGCAATCTGCCGGTCTGCATGGCCAAGACGCAGTATTCCTTTACCACCGATCCGGGCGCGCGCGGTGCGCCTACGGGCTTTACCATCCCCGTGCGTGAGGTGCGCCTGTCTGCCGGGGCCGGGTTTATCGTTGCCATCTGCGGAGAGATCATGACCATGCCCGGCCTGCCGCGTGTGCCCTCGGCCGAACAGATCATGCTGAACGCGGCAGGGAATATCGAAGGCCTGTTCTGA
- a CDS encoding DUF5665 domain-containing protein, translating into MDNEMKDELRALRSEVAMLNGHRFLRLHNSVWRLLLFNFARGLAFGLGTVLGASLLLSLLVWSLAQIEFLPIIGEWAAEIARLMAENR; encoded by the coding sequence ATGGATAACGAGATGAAGGATGAACTGCGCGCGTTGCGCAGCGAGGTTGCCATGCTGAACGGGCATCGCTTTTTGCGGTTGCACAATTCGGTGTGGCGGTTGCTGCTGTTCAACTTTGCCCGCGGGCTGGCTTTTGGTCTGGGCACGGTTCTGGGCGCGTCATTGTTGTTGTCGCTGCTGGTCTGGTCGCTTGCGCAGATCGAATTTCTGCCGATCATCGGCGAATGGGCGGCCGAGATTGCCCGGCTGATGGCCGAGAACCGCTGA